A genome region from Hevea brasiliensis isolate MT/VB/25A 57/8 chromosome 9, ASM3005281v1, whole genome shotgun sequence includes the following:
- the LOC110660360 gene encoding APETALA2-like protein 5 has protein sequence MGAPTDGLRGRRKPSSRGQHRFVGVRQRPSGRWVAEIKDSLQKVRLWLGTFDTAEDAARAYDDAARALRGDNARTNFELPQSASSSGGGRAGVADNIEPFSFEDVCGTGNEAEGILGALKAKLLDGKGLRVLPPVSCSSGMQSAGAVVISSHNNNAKRDLASTSEIVPHGVGTLNIVQGSGNPAGSSNGDLLLDHGNVVAGHLPAQWHQPCQTSATTNIMWSNEPAYEVASWPTQLNHIPDSAAFGSSAPTTATASTSTWQLSGATEPTMDVPYSNPCTVDLPSSRIGRMNVISMPISQIQGAACGVWSSEQQFVHCENNDWAGANGSWDPLLYASSEL, from the coding sequence ATGGGGGCACCGACTGATGGTTTGAGAGGAAGAAGGAAGCCATCGTCAAGAGGACAACACAGGTTCGTTGGAGTCAGGCAGAGACCTTCCGGTAGGTGGGTGGCAGAGATTAAGGATTCCTTGCAGAAGGTTAGGCTCTGGCTTGGAACATTTGACACTGCAGAGGATGCAGCCCGAGCTTATGATGATGCAGCTCGGGCCTTGCGCGGTGATAACGCCCGCACTAACTTTGAATTGCCTCAGTCAGCTTCAAGCTCTGGTGGTGGCCGTGCAGGTGTTGCGGATAATATTGAGCCCTTCTCATTTGAGGATGTTTGCGGGACGGGGAATGAAGCAGAAGGGATTCTTGGTGCACTAAAGGCCAAACTGCTTGATGGCAAGGGACTGCGGGTGCTTCCACCTGTTAGTTGTTCTTCTGGTATGCAATCTGCAGGTGCAGTTGTAATTTCATCTCACAACAATAATGCTAAGAGAGACCTGGCATCAACAAGTGAAATCGTTCCTCATGGAGTTGGAACTCTGAACATTGTTCAGGGTTCTGGCAACCCAGCTGGTTCTAGTAACGGTGACCTTCTTTTAGATCACGGTAATGTGGTGGCAGGCCATCTTCCGGCCCAGTGGCATCAACCCTGCCAAACTTCTGCGACAACAAACATTATGTGGTCTAACGAACCAGCATatgaagtagcttcctggcctacaCAGCTGAATCATATTCCTGATAGTGCTGCCTTTGGTTCCAGTGCTCCAACTACTGCTACTGCTTCTACTTCTACATGGCAACTTTCTGGCGCTACTGAACCAACAATGGATGTACCATATTCAAATCCGTGCACAGTAGATCTGCCATCAAGCAGGATTGGTAGAATGAATGTGATAAGCATGCCGATTTCTCAAATTCAAGGAGCAGCATGTGGTGTCTGGTCATCCGAGCAACAATTCGTGCACTGTGAGAACAACGACTGGGCTGGTGCTAATGGCTCTTGGGATCCTCTCCTCTATGCATCCTCAGAGCTATGA